The Accipiter gentilis chromosome 9, bAccGen1.1, whole genome shotgun sequence genome includes a region encoding these proteins:
- the AFAP1L2 gene encoding actin filament-associated protein 1-like 2 isoform X1, with product MDKYKALEQLLTELEDFLRILDKENLSSTAVVKKSFLSDLLRVYTKSSGGDEEYIYMNKVTIHKQQGDQEKQDKVLDRRNSLTNGDSGLHSSPPQKSLPDLPPPKIPETKQPPVPKIESPEGYYEEAEPYDVSVNGLFGRLAAAGPRPGLQVTEGVIYATITMEDGEAVSSSYESYDEEESSKGKSATHQWPSTEATIELMKDARICAFLWRKKWLGQWAKQLCVIKDTRLLCYKSSKDHSPQLDVNLLGCTVIHKEKQVRKKEHKLKIIPTNADVIVLGLQSKDQAEQWLRVIQETSGVLCEGGSEGNQYIPDSQRLSYPKVEVSERYSAASESGSSTDGHPETAETKDVKKKGTTGLKLSNLMNLGRKKSSSLDSPERSLETSSYLNVLVNSQWKSRWCQIKDGHLHFYQDKNRSKLAQQPLSLAGCEIIPEPSPDHLYSFRILHNGEERVILEAKSSEEMGHWLGLLLSESGSKTDPEEFTYDYVDADRVSCIVSAAKNSFFLMQRKYSEPNAYIDNLPKGRVQQEELYDDVDLPDLPAEEVPKSENKLEGDQDRVYLDLTPVKSFLHCAGKKSCQPSPLSSPPLERAANKAATESTAETALVAKEAEPCSRAMETLEQKHPEKPEPDEALPRMPAVKIQTQQQNIAFPQPAPELPVGPVTAGSPQLVPAHRPKMPLPAAAVETKLGKNRTEAEVKRFTEEKERLEKEKDEIRAQLTQLRKERRELKEMLGSSTDKSLEQRLKEVEEECKRKESRRVDLELSLVEVKENLKKAESGPVTLGTAVDTTHLENAAPRTQVKSASPANSAENSPVNSATALKNRPLSVMVTGKGTVLQKAKEWEKKGAS from the exons CTCTCGAGCAGCTGCTCACAGAACTTGAAGATTTTCTGAGGATACTGGACAAGGAGAACTTGAGCAGCACTGCTGTTGTGAAGAAGAGCTTCCTCTCCGACCTTCTGCGGGTCTACACCAAGTCCAGTG GTGGTGATGAGGAATATATTTATATGAACAAAGTGACCATCCATAAACAGCAGGGTGACCAGGAGAAACAAGACAAAG TGCTGGATCGGAGAAACTCCCTGACCAATGGAGACTCAGGATTGCATTCATCCCCTCCTCAGAAGAGCCTGCCGGACCTCCCCCCTCCAAAG aTTCCTGAAACAAAACAACCTCCGGTCCCCAAGATCGAATCCCCAGAGGGATATTATGAAGAGGCTGAGCCATATGATGTCTCTGTAAATG GTCTTTTTGGTAGGCTGGCTGCGGCTGGACCCAGGCCAGGGTTGCAGGTTACTGAGGGCGTTATTTATGCCACAATAACGATGG AAGATGGTGAAGCCGTTAGTAGCTCCTATGAATCTTACgatgaagaagagagcagcaaaggCAAGTCAGCAACCCACCAGTGGCCCTCCACAGAGGCCACCATTGAGCTGATGAAGGATGCCCGCATCTGTGCGTTCCTGTGGAGAAAGAAGTGGCTGGGACAGTGGGCAAAACAGCTGTGTGTTATCAAGGACACCAGGTTGCTG TGCTACAAGAGCTCCAAAGACCACAGCCCTCAGCTCGACGTGAATTTGCTGGGCTGCACGGTCATTCACAAGGAGAAGCAAGTGAGGAAGAAAGAGCACAAGCTGAAGATCATCCCCACGAACGCTGATGTCATCGTGCTGGGGCTGCAGAGTAAAGACCAGGCGGAGCAGTGGCTCAGG GTAATCCAGGAGACCAGCGGCGTGCTGTGCGAAGGAGGCAGTGAAGGCAACCAGTACATCCCAGATTCGCAGCGTCTCAGTTACCCAAAG GTGGAGGTATCTGAGAGGTACTCCGCAGCCTCCGAGAGCGGGAGCAGCACAGACGGCCACCCGGAGACGGCTGAGACGAAAGACG TTAAGAAGAAGGGGACAACTGGCCTGAAACTGAGCAACCTGATGAACCTCGGGAGGAAAAAATCTAGCTCCCTGGATAGCCCAGAGAGATCCCTGGAGACTTCAA GTTACCTGAATGTGCTAGTGAACAGCCAGTGGAAGTCCCGTTGGTGTCAGATAAAAGACGGTCACCTCCATTTCTACCAGGACAAGAACCGAAGCAAACTGGCTCAGCAGCCCCTGAGTTTGGCAGGTTGTGAAATTATCCCAGAACCAAGCCCTGATCATCTCTACTCCTTCCGCATCCTGCACAACGGGGAAGAACGGGTCATTCTGGAG GCAAAGTCCTCGGAGGAAATGGGCCACTGGCTGGGGCTCCTCTTGTCGGAGTCAGGTTCAAAAACAGACCCGGAGGAATTTACCTACGATTATGTGGACGCTGACAGGGTTTCCTGCATTGTGAGCGCGGCGAAGAACTCCTTCTT CTTAATGCAGAGGAAGTACTCCGAGCCCAACGCCTACATCGACAACCTGCCAAAGGGCagggtgcagcaggaggagctgTACGATGACGTGGATCTGCCAGACCTGCCTGCG GAGGAAGTACCCAAGAGTGAGAACAAATTGGAGGGGGACCAAGACAGGGTGTACCTGGATCTCACCCCAGTGAAGTCCTTCCTACACTGTGCTGGCAAGAAGTCATGCCAGCCTTCACCCCTCAGCTCACCGCCTTTAGAAAGGGCTGCCAACAAGGCTGCAACGGAAAGCACGGCCGAGACAGCCCTCGTGGCTAAGGAAGCCGAGCCCTGTAGTAGGGCGATGGAGACCTTGGAGCAG AAACACCCAGAGAAGCCAGAACCCGACGAGGCGCTGCCACGGATGCCCGCCGTCAAAATCCAGACGCAGCAGCAGAACATCGCCTTCCCCCAGCCGGCCCCGGAGCTGCCGGTGGGCCCGGTGACGGCGggcagtccccagctggtgcccGCACACCGGCCCAAGATGCCACTGCCGG CGGCAGCAGTGGAAACCAAGCTGGGCAAGAATCGGACAGAGGCAGAGGTGAAGCGGTTTACGGAGGAGAAGGAGcggctggagaaggagaaggatgAAATCCGGGCTCAACTCACCCAGCTGCGCAAGGAGAGGCGGGAGCTGAAGGAAatgctggggagcagcacag ACAAGAGCCTGGAGCAGAGGCTGAAGGAGGTGGAAGAAGAATGCAAAAGGAAGGAGAGCCGGAGAGTGGACCTCGAGCTGAGCCTAGTGGAGGTGAAGGAGAACCTGAAGAAAGCAGAGTCTGGCCCCGTGACGCTGGGCACCGCGGTGGACACCACGCACCTGGAGAACGCAGCTCCCCGG acTCAGGTAAAAAGTGCCAGTCCAGCAAACAGTGCAGAGAACTCACCAGTCAACTCAGCAACGGCTTTAAAAAACCGGCCTTTATCCGTCATGGTGACGGGGAAGGGAACAGTCCTACAGAAAGCTAAG GAATGGGAGAAGAAGGGAGCTAGTTAG
- the AFAP1L2 gene encoding actin filament-associated protein 1-like 2 isoform X4 produces the protein MDKYKALEQLLTELEDFLRILDKENLSSTAVVKKSFLSDLLRVYTKSSGGDEEYIYMNKVTIHKQQGDQEKQDKVLDRRNSLTNGDSGLHSSPPQKSLPDLPPPKIPETKQPPVPKIESPEGYYEEAEPYDVSVNDGEAVSSSYESYDEEESSKGKSATHQWPSTEATIELMKDARICAFLWRKKWLGQWAKQLCVIKDTRLLCYKSSKDHSPQLDVNLLGCTVIHKEKQVRKKEHKLKIIPTNADVIVLGLQSKDQAEQWLRVIQETSGVLCEGGSEGNQYIPDSQRLSYPKVEVSERYSAASESGSSTDGHPETAETKDVKKKGTTGLKLSNLMNLGRKKSSSLDSPERSLETSSYLNVLVNSQWKSRWCQIKDGHLHFYQDKNRSKLAQQPLSLAGCEIIPEPSPDHLYSFRILHNGEERVILEAKSSEEMGHWLGLLLSESGSKTDPEEFTYDYVDADRVSCIVSAAKNSFFLMQRKYSEPNAYIDNLPKGRVQQEELYDDVDLPDLPAEEVPKSENKLEGDQDRVYLDLTPVKSFLHCAGKKSCQPSPLSSPPLERAANKAATESTAETALVAKEAEPCSRAMETLEQKHPEKPEPDEALPRMPAVKIQTQQQNIAFPQPAPELPVGPVTAGSPQLVPAHRPKMPLPAAAVETKLGKNRTEAEVKRFTEEKERLEKEKDEIRAQLTQLRKERRELKEMLGSSTDKSLEQRLKEVEEECKRKESRRVDLELSLVEVKENLKKAESGPVTLGTAVDTTHLENAAPRTQVKSASPANSAENSPVNSATALKNRPLSVMVTGKGTVLQKAKEWEKKGAS, from the exons CTCTCGAGCAGCTGCTCACAGAACTTGAAGATTTTCTGAGGATACTGGACAAGGAGAACTTGAGCAGCACTGCTGTTGTGAAGAAGAGCTTCCTCTCCGACCTTCTGCGGGTCTACACCAAGTCCAGTG GTGGTGATGAGGAATATATTTATATGAACAAAGTGACCATCCATAAACAGCAGGGTGACCAGGAGAAACAAGACAAAG TGCTGGATCGGAGAAACTCCCTGACCAATGGAGACTCAGGATTGCATTCATCCCCTCCTCAGAAGAGCCTGCCGGACCTCCCCCCTCCAAAG aTTCCTGAAACAAAACAACCTCCGGTCCCCAAGATCGAATCCCCAGAGGGATATTATGAAGAGGCTGAGCCATATGATGTCTCTGTAAATG ATGGTGAAGCCGTTAGTAGCTCCTATGAATCTTACgatgaagaagagagcagcaaaggCAAGTCAGCAACCCACCAGTGGCCCTCCACAGAGGCCACCATTGAGCTGATGAAGGATGCCCGCATCTGTGCGTTCCTGTGGAGAAAGAAGTGGCTGGGACAGTGGGCAAAACAGCTGTGTGTTATCAAGGACACCAGGTTGCTG TGCTACAAGAGCTCCAAAGACCACAGCCCTCAGCTCGACGTGAATTTGCTGGGCTGCACGGTCATTCACAAGGAGAAGCAAGTGAGGAAGAAAGAGCACAAGCTGAAGATCATCCCCACGAACGCTGATGTCATCGTGCTGGGGCTGCAGAGTAAAGACCAGGCGGAGCAGTGGCTCAGG GTAATCCAGGAGACCAGCGGCGTGCTGTGCGAAGGAGGCAGTGAAGGCAACCAGTACATCCCAGATTCGCAGCGTCTCAGTTACCCAAAG GTGGAGGTATCTGAGAGGTACTCCGCAGCCTCCGAGAGCGGGAGCAGCACAGACGGCCACCCGGAGACGGCTGAGACGAAAGACG TTAAGAAGAAGGGGACAACTGGCCTGAAACTGAGCAACCTGATGAACCTCGGGAGGAAAAAATCTAGCTCCCTGGATAGCCCAGAGAGATCCCTGGAGACTTCAA GTTACCTGAATGTGCTAGTGAACAGCCAGTGGAAGTCCCGTTGGTGTCAGATAAAAGACGGTCACCTCCATTTCTACCAGGACAAGAACCGAAGCAAACTGGCTCAGCAGCCCCTGAGTTTGGCAGGTTGTGAAATTATCCCAGAACCAAGCCCTGATCATCTCTACTCCTTCCGCATCCTGCACAACGGGGAAGAACGGGTCATTCTGGAG GCAAAGTCCTCGGAGGAAATGGGCCACTGGCTGGGGCTCCTCTTGTCGGAGTCAGGTTCAAAAACAGACCCGGAGGAATTTACCTACGATTATGTGGACGCTGACAGGGTTTCCTGCATTGTGAGCGCGGCGAAGAACTCCTTCTT CTTAATGCAGAGGAAGTACTCCGAGCCCAACGCCTACATCGACAACCTGCCAAAGGGCagggtgcagcaggaggagctgTACGATGACGTGGATCTGCCAGACCTGCCTGCG GAGGAAGTACCCAAGAGTGAGAACAAATTGGAGGGGGACCAAGACAGGGTGTACCTGGATCTCACCCCAGTGAAGTCCTTCCTACACTGTGCTGGCAAGAAGTCATGCCAGCCTTCACCCCTCAGCTCACCGCCTTTAGAAAGGGCTGCCAACAAGGCTGCAACGGAAAGCACGGCCGAGACAGCCCTCGTGGCTAAGGAAGCCGAGCCCTGTAGTAGGGCGATGGAGACCTTGGAGCAG AAACACCCAGAGAAGCCAGAACCCGACGAGGCGCTGCCACGGATGCCCGCCGTCAAAATCCAGACGCAGCAGCAGAACATCGCCTTCCCCCAGCCGGCCCCGGAGCTGCCGGTGGGCCCGGTGACGGCGggcagtccccagctggtgcccGCACACCGGCCCAAGATGCCACTGCCGG CGGCAGCAGTGGAAACCAAGCTGGGCAAGAATCGGACAGAGGCAGAGGTGAAGCGGTTTACGGAGGAGAAGGAGcggctggagaaggagaaggatgAAATCCGGGCTCAACTCACCCAGCTGCGCAAGGAGAGGCGGGAGCTGAAGGAAatgctggggagcagcacag ACAAGAGCCTGGAGCAGAGGCTGAAGGAGGTGGAAGAAGAATGCAAAAGGAAGGAGAGCCGGAGAGTGGACCTCGAGCTGAGCCTAGTGGAGGTGAAGGAGAACCTGAAGAAAGCAGAGTCTGGCCCCGTGACGCTGGGCACCGCGGTGGACACCACGCACCTGGAGAACGCAGCTCCCCGG acTCAGGTAAAAAGTGCCAGTCCAGCAAACAGTGCAGAGAACTCACCAGTCAACTCAGCAACGGCTTTAAAAAACCGGCCTTTATCCGTCATGGTGACGGGGAAGGGAACAGTCCTACAGAAAGCTAAG GAATGGGAGAAGAAGGGAGCTAGTTAG
- the AFAP1L2 gene encoding actin filament-associated protein 1-like 2 isoform X2, whose product MDKYKALEQLLTELEDFLRILDKENLSSTAVVKKSFLSDLLRVYTKSSGGDEEYIYMNKVTIHKQQGDQEKQDKVLDRRNSLTNGDSGLHSSPPQKSLPDLPPPKIPETKQPPVPKIESPEGYYEEAEPYDVSVNGLFGRLAAAGPRPGLQVTEGVIYATITMDGEAVSSSYESYDEEESSKGKSATHQWPSTEATIELMKDARICAFLWRKKWLGQWAKQLCVIKDTRLLCYKSSKDHSPQLDVNLLGCTVIHKEKQVRKKEHKLKIIPTNADVIVLGLQSKDQAEQWLRVIQETSGVLCEGGSEGNQYIPDSQRLSYPKVEVSERYSAASESGSSTDGHPETAETKDVKKKGTTGLKLSNLMNLGRKKSSSLDSPERSLETSSYLNVLVNSQWKSRWCQIKDGHLHFYQDKNRSKLAQQPLSLAGCEIIPEPSPDHLYSFRILHNGEERVILEAKSSEEMGHWLGLLLSESGSKTDPEEFTYDYVDADRVSCIVSAAKNSFFLMQRKYSEPNAYIDNLPKGRVQQEELYDDVDLPDLPAEEVPKSENKLEGDQDRVYLDLTPVKSFLHCAGKKSCQPSPLSSPPLERAANKAATESTAETALVAKEAEPCSRAMETLEQKHPEKPEPDEALPRMPAVKIQTQQQNIAFPQPAPELPVGPVTAGSPQLVPAHRPKMPLPAAAVETKLGKNRTEAEVKRFTEEKERLEKEKDEIRAQLTQLRKERRELKEMLGSSTDKSLEQRLKEVEEECKRKESRRVDLELSLVEVKENLKKAESGPVTLGTAVDTTHLENAAPRTQVKSASPANSAENSPVNSATALKNRPLSVMVTGKGTVLQKAKEWEKKGAS is encoded by the exons CTCTCGAGCAGCTGCTCACAGAACTTGAAGATTTTCTGAGGATACTGGACAAGGAGAACTTGAGCAGCACTGCTGTTGTGAAGAAGAGCTTCCTCTCCGACCTTCTGCGGGTCTACACCAAGTCCAGTG GTGGTGATGAGGAATATATTTATATGAACAAAGTGACCATCCATAAACAGCAGGGTGACCAGGAGAAACAAGACAAAG TGCTGGATCGGAGAAACTCCCTGACCAATGGAGACTCAGGATTGCATTCATCCCCTCCTCAGAAGAGCCTGCCGGACCTCCCCCCTCCAAAG aTTCCTGAAACAAAACAACCTCCGGTCCCCAAGATCGAATCCCCAGAGGGATATTATGAAGAGGCTGAGCCATATGATGTCTCTGTAAATG GTCTTTTTGGTAGGCTGGCTGCGGCTGGACCCAGGCCAGGGTTGCAGGTTACTGAGGGCGTTATTTATGCCACAATAACGATGG ATGGTGAAGCCGTTAGTAGCTCCTATGAATCTTACgatgaagaagagagcagcaaaggCAAGTCAGCAACCCACCAGTGGCCCTCCACAGAGGCCACCATTGAGCTGATGAAGGATGCCCGCATCTGTGCGTTCCTGTGGAGAAAGAAGTGGCTGGGACAGTGGGCAAAACAGCTGTGTGTTATCAAGGACACCAGGTTGCTG TGCTACAAGAGCTCCAAAGACCACAGCCCTCAGCTCGACGTGAATTTGCTGGGCTGCACGGTCATTCACAAGGAGAAGCAAGTGAGGAAGAAAGAGCACAAGCTGAAGATCATCCCCACGAACGCTGATGTCATCGTGCTGGGGCTGCAGAGTAAAGACCAGGCGGAGCAGTGGCTCAGG GTAATCCAGGAGACCAGCGGCGTGCTGTGCGAAGGAGGCAGTGAAGGCAACCAGTACATCCCAGATTCGCAGCGTCTCAGTTACCCAAAG GTGGAGGTATCTGAGAGGTACTCCGCAGCCTCCGAGAGCGGGAGCAGCACAGACGGCCACCCGGAGACGGCTGAGACGAAAGACG TTAAGAAGAAGGGGACAACTGGCCTGAAACTGAGCAACCTGATGAACCTCGGGAGGAAAAAATCTAGCTCCCTGGATAGCCCAGAGAGATCCCTGGAGACTTCAA GTTACCTGAATGTGCTAGTGAACAGCCAGTGGAAGTCCCGTTGGTGTCAGATAAAAGACGGTCACCTCCATTTCTACCAGGACAAGAACCGAAGCAAACTGGCTCAGCAGCCCCTGAGTTTGGCAGGTTGTGAAATTATCCCAGAACCAAGCCCTGATCATCTCTACTCCTTCCGCATCCTGCACAACGGGGAAGAACGGGTCATTCTGGAG GCAAAGTCCTCGGAGGAAATGGGCCACTGGCTGGGGCTCCTCTTGTCGGAGTCAGGTTCAAAAACAGACCCGGAGGAATTTACCTACGATTATGTGGACGCTGACAGGGTTTCCTGCATTGTGAGCGCGGCGAAGAACTCCTTCTT CTTAATGCAGAGGAAGTACTCCGAGCCCAACGCCTACATCGACAACCTGCCAAAGGGCagggtgcagcaggaggagctgTACGATGACGTGGATCTGCCAGACCTGCCTGCG GAGGAAGTACCCAAGAGTGAGAACAAATTGGAGGGGGACCAAGACAGGGTGTACCTGGATCTCACCCCAGTGAAGTCCTTCCTACACTGTGCTGGCAAGAAGTCATGCCAGCCTTCACCCCTCAGCTCACCGCCTTTAGAAAGGGCTGCCAACAAGGCTGCAACGGAAAGCACGGCCGAGACAGCCCTCGTGGCTAAGGAAGCCGAGCCCTGTAGTAGGGCGATGGAGACCTTGGAGCAG AAACACCCAGAGAAGCCAGAACCCGACGAGGCGCTGCCACGGATGCCCGCCGTCAAAATCCAGACGCAGCAGCAGAACATCGCCTTCCCCCAGCCGGCCCCGGAGCTGCCGGTGGGCCCGGTGACGGCGggcagtccccagctggtgcccGCACACCGGCCCAAGATGCCACTGCCGG CGGCAGCAGTGGAAACCAAGCTGGGCAAGAATCGGACAGAGGCAGAGGTGAAGCGGTTTACGGAGGAGAAGGAGcggctggagaaggagaaggatgAAATCCGGGCTCAACTCACCCAGCTGCGCAAGGAGAGGCGGGAGCTGAAGGAAatgctggggagcagcacag ACAAGAGCCTGGAGCAGAGGCTGAAGGAGGTGGAAGAAGAATGCAAAAGGAAGGAGAGCCGGAGAGTGGACCTCGAGCTGAGCCTAGTGGAGGTGAAGGAGAACCTGAAGAAAGCAGAGTCTGGCCCCGTGACGCTGGGCACCGCGGTGGACACCACGCACCTGGAGAACGCAGCTCCCCGG acTCAGGTAAAAAGTGCCAGTCCAGCAAACAGTGCAGAGAACTCACCAGTCAACTCAGCAACGGCTTTAAAAAACCGGCCTTTATCCGTCATGGTGACGGGGAAGGGAACAGTCCTACAGAAAGCTAAG GAATGGGAGAAGAAGGGAGCTAGTTAG
- the AFAP1L2 gene encoding actin filament-associated protein 1-like 2 isoform X3: MDKYKALEQLLTELEDFLRILDKENLSSTAVVKKSFLSDLLRVYTKSSGGDEEYIYMNKVTIHKQQGDQEKQDKVLDRRNSLTNGDSGLHSSPPQKSLPDLPPPKIPETKQPPVPKIESPEGYYEEAEPYDVSVNEDGEAVSSSYESYDEEESSKGKSATHQWPSTEATIELMKDARICAFLWRKKWLGQWAKQLCVIKDTRLLCYKSSKDHSPQLDVNLLGCTVIHKEKQVRKKEHKLKIIPTNADVIVLGLQSKDQAEQWLRVIQETSGVLCEGGSEGNQYIPDSQRLSYPKVEVSERYSAASESGSSTDGHPETAETKDVKKKGTTGLKLSNLMNLGRKKSSSLDSPERSLETSSYLNVLVNSQWKSRWCQIKDGHLHFYQDKNRSKLAQQPLSLAGCEIIPEPSPDHLYSFRILHNGEERVILEAKSSEEMGHWLGLLLSESGSKTDPEEFTYDYVDADRVSCIVSAAKNSFFLMQRKYSEPNAYIDNLPKGRVQQEELYDDVDLPDLPAEEVPKSENKLEGDQDRVYLDLTPVKSFLHCAGKKSCQPSPLSSPPLERAANKAATESTAETALVAKEAEPCSRAMETLEQKHPEKPEPDEALPRMPAVKIQTQQQNIAFPQPAPELPVGPVTAGSPQLVPAHRPKMPLPAAAVETKLGKNRTEAEVKRFTEEKERLEKEKDEIRAQLTQLRKERRELKEMLGSSTDKSLEQRLKEVEEECKRKESRRVDLELSLVEVKENLKKAESGPVTLGTAVDTTHLENAAPRTQVKSASPANSAENSPVNSATALKNRPLSVMVTGKGTVLQKAKEWEKKGAS, from the exons CTCTCGAGCAGCTGCTCACAGAACTTGAAGATTTTCTGAGGATACTGGACAAGGAGAACTTGAGCAGCACTGCTGTTGTGAAGAAGAGCTTCCTCTCCGACCTTCTGCGGGTCTACACCAAGTCCAGTG GTGGTGATGAGGAATATATTTATATGAACAAAGTGACCATCCATAAACAGCAGGGTGACCAGGAGAAACAAGACAAAG TGCTGGATCGGAGAAACTCCCTGACCAATGGAGACTCAGGATTGCATTCATCCCCTCCTCAGAAGAGCCTGCCGGACCTCCCCCCTCCAAAG aTTCCTGAAACAAAACAACCTCCGGTCCCCAAGATCGAATCCCCAGAGGGATATTATGAAGAGGCTGAGCCATATGATGTCTCTGTAAATG AAGATGGTGAAGCCGTTAGTAGCTCCTATGAATCTTACgatgaagaagagagcagcaaaggCAAGTCAGCAACCCACCAGTGGCCCTCCACAGAGGCCACCATTGAGCTGATGAAGGATGCCCGCATCTGTGCGTTCCTGTGGAGAAAGAAGTGGCTGGGACAGTGGGCAAAACAGCTGTGTGTTATCAAGGACACCAGGTTGCTG TGCTACAAGAGCTCCAAAGACCACAGCCCTCAGCTCGACGTGAATTTGCTGGGCTGCACGGTCATTCACAAGGAGAAGCAAGTGAGGAAGAAAGAGCACAAGCTGAAGATCATCCCCACGAACGCTGATGTCATCGTGCTGGGGCTGCAGAGTAAAGACCAGGCGGAGCAGTGGCTCAGG GTAATCCAGGAGACCAGCGGCGTGCTGTGCGAAGGAGGCAGTGAAGGCAACCAGTACATCCCAGATTCGCAGCGTCTCAGTTACCCAAAG GTGGAGGTATCTGAGAGGTACTCCGCAGCCTCCGAGAGCGGGAGCAGCACAGACGGCCACCCGGAGACGGCTGAGACGAAAGACG TTAAGAAGAAGGGGACAACTGGCCTGAAACTGAGCAACCTGATGAACCTCGGGAGGAAAAAATCTAGCTCCCTGGATAGCCCAGAGAGATCCCTGGAGACTTCAA GTTACCTGAATGTGCTAGTGAACAGCCAGTGGAAGTCCCGTTGGTGTCAGATAAAAGACGGTCACCTCCATTTCTACCAGGACAAGAACCGAAGCAAACTGGCTCAGCAGCCCCTGAGTTTGGCAGGTTGTGAAATTATCCCAGAACCAAGCCCTGATCATCTCTACTCCTTCCGCATCCTGCACAACGGGGAAGAACGGGTCATTCTGGAG GCAAAGTCCTCGGAGGAAATGGGCCACTGGCTGGGGCTCCTCTTGTCGGAGTCAGGTTCAAAAACAGACCCGGAGGAATTTACCTACGATTATGTGGACGCTGACAGGGTTTCCTGCATTGTGAGCGCGGCGAAGAACTCCTTCTT CTTAATGCAGAGGAAGTACTCCGAGCCCAACGCCTACATCGACAACCTGCCAAAGGGCagggtgcagcaggaggagctgTACGATGACGTGGATCTGCCAGACCTGCCTGCG GAGGAAGTACCCAAGAGTGAGAACAAATTGGAGGGGGACCAAGACAGGGTGTACCTGGATCTCACCCCAGTGAAGTCCTTCCTACACTGTGCTGGCAAGAAGTCATGCCAGCCTTCACCCCTCAGCTCACCGCCTTTAGAAAGGGCTGCCAACAAGGCTGCAACGGAAAGCACGGCCGAGACAGCCCTCGTGGCTAAGGAAGCCGAGCCCTGTAGTAGGGCGATGGAGACCTTGGAGCAG AAACACCCAGAGAAGCCAGAACCCGACGAGGCGCTGCCACGGATGCCCGCCGTCAAAATCCAGACGCAGCAGCAGAACATCGCCTTCCCCCAGCCGGCCCCGGAGCTGCCGGTGGGCCCGGTGACGGCGggcagtccccagctggtgcccGCACACCGGCCCAAGATGCCACTGCCGG CGGCAGCAGTGGAAACCAAGCTGGGCAAGAATCGGACAGAGGCAGAGGTGAAGCGGTTTACGGAGGAGAAGGAGcggctggagaaggagaaggatgAAATCCGGGCTCAACTCACCCAGCTGCGCAAGGAGAGGCGGGAGCTGAAGGAAatgctggggagcagcacag ACAAGAGCCTGGAGCAGAGGCTGAAGGAGGTGGAAGAAGAATGCAAAAGGAAGGAGAGCCGGAGAGTGGACCTCGAGCTGAGCCTAGTGGAGGTGAAGGAGAACCTGAAGAAAGCAGAGTCTGGCCCCGTGACGCTGGGCACCGCGGTGGACACCACGCACCTGGAGAACGCAGCTCCCCGG acTCAGGTAAAAAGTGCCAGTCCAGCAAACAGTGCAGAGAACTCACCAGTCAACTCAGCAACGGCTTTAAAAAACCGGCCTTTATCCGTCATGGTGACGGGGAAGGGAACAGTCCTACAGAAAGCTAAG GAATGGGAGAAGAAGGGAGCTAGTTAG